A window of the Butyricimonas virosa genome harbors these coding sequences:
- a CDS encoding serine protease: MMTYYCKLLCIVLFVILLGGGKSQAQSKEVVVYRDYTRQEAALLDSLKREGVMSLFKGINELKKQVLGVKESTPVNVKPRREERRKMAPEEIIKRRRESVLTVNKYLRAMAGPEMVTGWATAVVLSEDGICVTNYHVFWELLDAKVKLNPRDSIMFVATESGRVYPITEVLSFNRAADMAFFKIDTRDDVLVPMPLGRDLPVGANVHLLSNPEGYPYAYTQGVVSRTITLNPVDPFANRMEMTADFAKGSSGGPIMDDRGNMVAMVSCIRAIYYSQQPPYYLQMNVKLTIPVSSLRMLMQGKNE; the protein is encoded by the coding sequence ATGATGACATACTATTGCAAATTATTGTGTATCGTGTTGTTTGTTATTTTACTTGGGGGAGGAAAGTCTCAGGCGCAAAGCAAAGAGGTTGTGGTGTACCGGGATTATACTCGTCAGGAGGCGGCTTTACTTGATTCGTTGAAACGGGAGGGTGTGATGTCGTTGTTTAAAGGGATAAACGAATTGAAGAAACAGGTATTGGGGGTGAAAGAGAGTACTCCCGTAAATGTTAAACCTCGACGGGAGGAAAGACGGAAGATGGCGCCGGAAGAAATTATTAAGCGGAGACGGGAAAGCGTGTTGACGGTGAATAAATATTTGCGGGCTATGGCAGGGCCGGAAATGGTTACCGGTTGGGCCACGGCTGTCGTGTTGTCCGAGGATGGAATTTGCGTGACGAATTACCACGTGTTCTGGGAATTGCTGGATGCAAAGGTGAAGTTGAATCCGCGGGATAGTATTATGTTCGTGGCCACGGAAAGCGGCCGGGTGTACCCGATCACGGAAGTTTTGAGTTTTAACCGGGCGGCAGACATGGCTTTTTTCAAGATTGACACTCGTGACGATGTGTTGGTCCCGATGCCTTTGGGACGTGATCTGCCGGTAGGGGCAAACGTGCATCTGTTGAGTAACCCGGAGGGATACCCGTACGCTTACACGCAAGGAGTTGTGTCTCGGACGATCACGTTGAATCCGGTGGATCCTTTTGCCAACCGGATGGAAATGACGGCGGATTTTGCCAAGGGATCAAGTGGCGGGCCTATCATGGATGACCGGGGGAATATGGTGGCGATGGTGTCTTGCATACGGGCAATATATTATTCTCAGCAACCGCCTTATTACTTGCAGATGAATGTGAAACTGACTATCCCTGTGAGTTCATTGAGGATGTTGATGCAGGGAAAGAATGAATAA
- a CDS encoding shikimate dehydrogenase family protein, with translation MPLFGLLGFPLGHSFSKTYFTEKFKAEKIDAEFVNFESANIGQTLQVIKTTPSLKGFAVTIPYKEKIIPYLDYISEEAQKIGAVNSVKVEYTIAGPILTGYNTDILGFKESLLQFIQTSPTQALLLGTGGAAKAVRHALASLGIEVLTVSRTPHSPSEIAYDQVAHFLPNTPLIINATPVGMWPNVTDCPDIPYHLLTPNHYLFDLIYNPEITEFMYRGKQQGAQIKNGLQMLHLQADYSWELWNTR, from the coding sequence ATGCCACTTTTCGGATTACTCGGTTTCCCTTTGGGACATTCATTTTCAAAGACTTACTTTACAGAGAAGTTCAAGGCAGAAAAAATAGATGCGGAATTTGTGAATTTCGAATCTGCCAATATTGGACAGACATTACAAGTCATTAAAACAACCCCCTCGCTAAAAGGATTTGCCGTTACAATCCCGTATAAAGAAAAGATCATTCCTTACCTAGATTATATCAGCGAGGAGGCCCAAAAGATCGGTGCCGTTAATTCAGTGAAAGTGGAGTATACCATTGCCGGTCCCATCCTGACCGGCTACAACACCGACATCCTAGGTTTCAAAGAATCTCTATTACAATTTATCCAGACATCCCCTACACAAGCTTTACTTTTAGGTACTGGCGGTGCAGCCAAAGCCGTCCGGCACGCACTCGCCTCCTTGGGAATAGAAGTACTTACAGTGAGCCGTACTCCTCATTCCCCTTCTGAAATTGCCTACGATCAAGTCGCCCATTTCCTTCCGAATACCCCTTTAATTATTAACGCCACCCCAGTGGGAATGTGGCCTAATGTAACCGATTGTCCGGATATTCCTTACCACCTTCTCACCCCCAATCACTACCTTTTCGACCTTATTTATAATCCAGAAATAACCGAATTCATGTACCGTGGGAAACAACAAGGTGCACAAATTAAAAACGGCTTACAGATGCTTCATCTGCAAGCCGATTATTCATGGGAGCTCTGGAATACTAGATAA
- a CDS encoding DUF368 domain-containing protein, with translation MEKKKNYLLLVLRGCAMGAADVIPGVSGGTIAFITGIYEELIESIRSINLKALRLLGTFQLKEFWKHINGNFLISVVAGIAISIFSLAKLMKYLLETHPLYIWSFFFGLIVISALMVSREIKKWDILTITSLIVGAIIAYTITVLTPTSTPDDWWFILLSGAIAICAMILPGISGAFILLLLGKYEYIITAVSEFNIPVLLTFLVGAVAGIVAFSHLLSWLLKNYHGMTVALLTGFMVGSLNKIWPWKITDTELVNGVAFDVEQNVLPSTFEQVNGSDPLVWQAILMCIIGILLIWGIEKLAVVVKK, from the coding sequence ATGGAGAAGAAAAAGAACTACTTACTATTAGTACTTAGAGGATGTGCCATGGGTGCCGCAGACGTGATCCCGGGTGTTTCAGGAGGTACTATTGCATTTATCACGGGTATCTATGAAGAGTTGATCGAGTCGATTCGGTCAATAAACCTGAAAGCATTACGTTTGCTGGGAACTTTCCAGTTAAAAGAATTTTGGAAACACATTAACGGAAACTTTTTGATTTCTGTCGTTGCAGGTATCGCCATATCCATATTTTCACTGGCAAAATTGATGAAATACTTGCTAGAAACCCACCCGTTATACATTTGGTCCTTTTTCTTTGGTCTCATCGTTATTTCTGCCCTCATGGTGTCAAGAGAAATAAAAAAATGGGATATACTAACCATCACCTCGTTAATCGTTGGTGCCATCATCGCGTACACGATCACAGTACTCACCCCGACCAGCACTCCGGATGACTGGTGGTTTATCCTTCTTTCTGGAGCGATCGCTATTTGTGCCATGATCTTACCGGGAATATCCGGAGCATTCATATTGTTGCTTCTAGGAAAATATGAATACATCATTACTGCCGTCAGCGAATTTAATATTCCCGTTCTACTCACCTTCTTAGTTGGTGCCGTTGCAGGTATTGTAGCTTTCTCACACTTACTATCTTGGTTATTGAAAAACTATCACGGCATGACCGTTGCCCTACTGACAGGCTTCATGGTCGGATCGCTAAATAAAATCTGGCCTTGGAAAATTACAGACACAGAACTAGTTAACGGGGTCGCTTTTGATGTCGAGCAAAACGTTCTTCCCAGCACCTTCGAGCAAGTTAACGGGAGTGATCCTTTAGTATGGCAGGCAATCCTCATGTGTATCATTGGTATTTTGCTCATCTGGGGTATTGAAAAGCTAGCCGTAGTAGTAAAAAAATAG
- a CDS encoding DUF4301 family protein translates to MYTKSDLKQFKRRGIKPEQIENQLENFKQGFDFVQIRDAATINNGIHGLNDEQANEFIRIFEDRMNSLKIVKMVPASGSASRMFKTLNTFFNTYTGSDEDYLKFRQDKEPGSIFSFFEKLKEFPFYPHLKEALYKDRLDLDKLLWKNQLLEILEYILTPKGLNYNATPKGLIDFHIYSDHIRTAAEEHLVEAALYANDGKEAHIHFTVSEEHIGKFKALMKSVLKNYQKEFNLKYDITYSVQSPATDTVSLDMEGNLVRDNEGNIVFRPGGHGALIHNLNDLKEDLIFIKNIDNVAPDRSKADTVKFKKILAGVLLKTQNQIFNYMKVLSKKSSITDENLNEIEQYIYDHLGYKPKEGLVHTDRKERVAYLKQLLDRPLRVCGMVKNEGEPGGGPFWVEDNEHATRLMIVESAQVNLKDRNQKKIFTQSTHFNPVDIVCSTYNYKGKKYDLTKYIDNTQGFITSKSLGGKDIKVQELPGLWNGAMANWNTIFVEVPLSTFTPVKTVFDLLRFEHRNVFKVE, encoded by the coding sequence ATGTACACGAAAAGTGATCTCAAACAATTTAAACGCAGGGGAATAAAACCCGAGCAAATTGAAAACCAACTTGAAAACTTCAAGCAGGGGTTTGACTTTGTACAGATTCGGGATGCGGCAACAATAAACAACGGAATCCACGGTTTGAATGACGAACAAGCCAATGAATTCATCCGCATCTTCGAGGACAGAATGAATTCGTTGAAAATCGTGAAAATGGTTCCGGCCTCCGGCTCCGCCTCACGTATGTTCAAAACACTGAACACGTTTTTCAACACATACACCGGTAGCGATGAAGACTATTTGAAATTCCGGCAGGACAAAGAACCCGGAAGCATTTTCTCCTTCTTCGAGAAATTAAAGGAATTTCCATTCTACCCACACCTAAAAGAGGCCCTTTATAAAGATCGCCTTGATTTGGACAAACTACTTTGGAAGAACCAGCTCTTGGAAATCCTGGAATACATCCTTACCCCCAAAGGCCTCAATTACAATGCCACGCCCAAGGGATTAATTGACTTCCACATCTACAGCGACCACATCCGTACTGCTGCCGAAGAACACCTGGTAGAAGCGGCACTTTACGCCAACGACGGTAAAGAAGCTCATATACATTTCACTGTATCAGAAGAACATATAGGCAAATTCAAGGCCCTCATGAAATCTGTTCTCAAAAATTACCAGAAAGAATTCAACTTGAAATACGACATCACGTATTCTGTTCAATCGCCTGCAACAGACACAGTGAGTCTTGACATGGAAGGTAATCTCGTGAGAGACAACGAGGGTAACATCGTGTTTCGTCCCGGAGGTCATGGTGCATTGATTCACAATCTCAATGACCTGAAAGAAGACTTGATTTTCATCAAAAACATTGACAACGTGGCCCCTGACCGTAGTAAAGCTGACACGGTAAAATTCAAGAAAATCCTTGCCGGAGTTTTATTGAAAACACAGAACCAGATTTTCAATTACATGAAAGTTTTGAGCAAGAAAAGCAGTATTACAGACGAAAATCTAAATGAAATCGAGCAATATATCTACGATCACCTTGGTTATAAACCCAAAGAGGGATTAGTTCATACTGATCGCAAGGAAAGAGTAGCTTATTTAAAACAATTACTCGATCGACCATTACGTGTATGTGGAATGGTGAAAAATGAAGGTGAACCGGGTGGAGGACCGTTCTGGGTTGAAGACAACGAGCATGCAACACGCTTGATGATCGTGGAGAGCGCTCAAGTCAACCTGAAAGATCGAAATCAGAAAAAAATATTCACCCAATCAACTCACTTTAATCCCGTGGACATCGTATGTAGTACCTATAACTATAAAGGTAAGAAATATGACTTGACCAAATACATCGATAACACACAGGGATTCATCACCAGCAAATCACTAGGCGGGAAAGATATTAAAGTTCAAGAACTACCCGGATTGTGGAATGGTGCCATGGCCAACTGGAACACCATATTCGTGGAAGTCCCGCTATCCACCTTTACCCCAGTAAAAACAGTCTTTGACTTGTTACGTTTTGAACACCGTAATGTATTTAAAGTAGAATAA
- a CDS encoding CBS domain-containing protein: MIASSLLSNVVPVLKKEDTCVQALGWMDLFRVSHLPVLDGETYVGLLSDEVMYAHGSIHDSIGKLDIPREMTFVYEDVHMYDVIGVASSRLLSVVPVLNRKEVYQGAILLTDILHNIDKLLCIDDPGGIIVLEVNKIDYSLAEVAQIVEYNEAKVLSCYVTCMPDSNKVEITLKVNTARIEPILDTFIRYRYVIKNTFVSGEEMNEEMRDRYGQLLKFMEM; encoded by the coding sequence ATGATCGCATCAAGTTTACTATCAAATGTTGTACCGGTATTGAAGAAGGAAGATACTTGTGTCCAGGCATTGGGATGGATGGACTTGTTTCGGGTGTCTCATTTGCCTGTCTTGGATGGAGAAACGTACGTGGGGTTGTTGTCTGATGAAGTTATGTATGCGCACGGGAGTATTCATGATTCGATCGGTAAGTTGGATATACCTAGGGAGATGACTTTCGTTTACGAGGATGTACATATGTATGATGTTATTGGGGTTGCCTCTTCACGGCTTTTATCGGTGGTACCGGTTTTGAACCGGAAAGAGGTATATCAGGGAGCTATTTTGTTAACAGACATCTTGCATAATATTGATAAACTTTTGTGTATAGACGATCCTGGCGGGATTATCGTGTTGGAAGTAAATAAAATTGATTATTCTTTGGCCGAGGTTGCCCAAATCGTGGAATATAACGAGGCGAAGGTGTTGAGTTGCTATGTTACGTGTATGCCGGATTCTAATAAAGTGGAGATTACTCTTAAAGTGAATACGGCCCGGATCGAACCGATTCTGGATACTTTTATTCGTTATCGTTATGTGATCAAAAATACTTTTGTTTCCGGTGAAGAGATGAATGAAGAGATGAGAGATCGTTACGGGCAGTTGTTGAAGTTTATGGAAATGTAA
- a CDS encoding NAD kinase, with the protein MCSKISKVAIYGRVIHEEFYPYFKQMLRDLNEREVCLTCYKPFYDFLKEKCGISDVFQAFYEDDVDQDTDVLFSVGGDGTFLDSAMRVKNYGIPVLGINSGRLGFLANIAQEEIPQAIHWLCAGEFDVEQRALVKFEMEDNPFAEFNYALNEISILKTERSSLLKVHAYIGEEYLTTYWADGVIVATPTGSTAYSLSCGGPIVAFGCDNLIITPVSPHNLNMRPLILPGNVQIRLKVESRSGDFMLSADSRMQRMSDNHELFISSGDFKMNVVKMPDHSYYETLRNKLNWGEDKRNKKDKS; encoded by the coding sequence ATGTGTTCAAAAATAAGTAAAGTTGCGATTTACGGACGGGTGATTCATGAAGAGTTTTATCCTTATTTCAAACAAATGTTGCGTGATCTGAATGAGCGAGAGGTTTGTTTGACTTGTTATAAACCTTTCTATGATTTTTTGAAGGAAAAATGTGGCATTTCTGATGTTTTTCAAGCGTTTTATGAGGATGATGTTGATCAGGATACGGATGTTTTGTTCAGCGTGGGAGGGGACGGTACATTTCTTGATTCCGCAATGCGAGTAAAAAATTATGGTATTCCCGTGTTGGGCATCAATAGTGGGCGGTTGGGTTTTTTGGCTAATATAGCTCAAGAGGAGATTCCGCAGGCTATTCATTGGTTGTGTGCCGGAGAGTTTGACGTGGAACAGCGTGCGTTGGTGAAATTCGAGATGGAAGATAACCCCTTTGCTGAATTTAATTATGCATTGAATGAGATAAGTATATTAAAGACAGAACGTTCCTCATTGTTGAAGGTTCATGCTTATATCGGGGAAGAATATCTCACGACATACTGGGCTGATGGTGTGATCGTGGCCACGCCTACTGGGTCTACAGCCTACTCGTTAAGTTGCGGAGGGCCGATCGTGGCTTTTGGGTGCGATAACTTGATCATAACTCCGGTAAGTCCACATAATTTGAATATGCGTCCGTTGATTTTGCCCGGTAACGTGCAAATCCGTCTAAAAGTGGAGAGTCGTTCAGGAGACTTCATGTTGAGTGCTGATTCTCGTATGCAAAGAATGTCGGATAATCATGAATTATTTATATCTTCGGGCGATTTTAAAATGAATGTTGTGAAAATGCCTGATCATAGTTATTACGAAACGTTACGTAATAAATTGAATTGGGGAGAGGACAAGAGAAACAAGAAAGATAAAAGTTAA
- a CDS encoding isoprenyl transferase, with translation MDKENIPEHVAIIMDGNGRWAKSHGLERWEGHKKGVDAVRTAMEAAGEIGVKYLTLYAFSIENWNRPKKEIDVLMGLMVDAILAETDNLMRKQVRVKAIGNLSDLPEEVYNKLQGLITRTASNTGLTLVLALSYGARWEILTAAKRIAQDVRDGKIEDVEAFTDVDFSTYLTTSGIPDPDLLIRTSGECRLSNFLLWQLAYTELYFLDKFWPDFEKEDLYLAIRNFQKRERRFGLTGEQLKK, from the coding sequence ATGGATAAAGAGAATATACCGGAACACGTGGCAATTATTATGGATGGAAACGGAAGGTGGGCCAAAAGTCACGGTTTGGAGAGATGGGAAGGTCATAAAAAAGGAGTAGATGCGGTAAGAACAGCAATGGAGGCTGCCGGGGAGATCGGGGTGAAATATTTGACGTTATATGCTTTTTCGATAGAGAATTGGAATCGTCCGAAGAAAGAGATAGACGTGTTGATGGGGTTGATGGTGGACGCTATTTTGGCTGAAACTGATAATTTGATGAGAAAACAAGTCCGGGTGAAGGCTATCGGGAATTTGTCAGATTTGCCGGAAGAGGTATATAACAAATTACAGGGATTAATAACGAGAACGGCATCTAATACCGGGTTAACTCTAGTGTTGGCATTAAGTTATGGAGCAAGATGGGAGATTTTGACTGCGGCCAAGCGAATAGCTCAAGATGTGCGGGATGGCAAAATAGAAGATGTTGAGGCATTTACAGACGTAGATTTTTCTACCTACCTGACGACGTCGGGAATTCCTGATCCCGATTTATTGATCCGAACAAGTGGTGAATGTAGACTTAGTAATTTCCTTTTATGGCAATTAGCGTATACTGAACTATATTTTCTTGATAAATTTTGGCCCGATTTTGAAAAAGAAGACTTATATTTGGCCATTCGTAATTTTCAAAAAAGAGAAAGACGATTCGGGTTAACCGGAGAGCAACTAAAAAAGTGA
- a CDS encoding outer membrane protein assembly factor gives MTGKITLLLIFILCVYGAKAQVADTTQQYDIFYSSPKTYELAGVRAVGGGENYDEDYLAQMAGLSIGMAVQIPGETITRAIKRLYGHGIFSDVSIAIDKIEGDKVYLALYIKERHKLSKINYVGLKKAEENKIKEKMNLLPGSQVTDLMKSNLKMQIEKYLKEKGYYNTNIRIIQRDDPEHSNFVILDAIVEKHNKIKIDEIIITGNKLMKDGRLKGAMKKTKEKSLRNFFKSANYIEKNYDEDKFLLVDKYNEKGFRDAVILSDSVVQISPKRVKIYIDVQEGNKYYFNNITWVGNTIYSSDVLSDVLNIKKGDVYNSKYLGERMTSDDDAVSNLYQNNGYLFSRLVPVETISGEDSINLEVRVVEGPQATINKVIIKGNNRTHEHVIRRELYVYPGELFSREDIIRSARELANMGHFDPEQIQPDLANVNAEAGTADVVFSLVEKANDKIELSGGWGAGMIIGSVGLTFTNFSIRNIFNWDSYRPLPQGDGQTFSLKAQTNGKYYTSFSLSFREPWLGGRKPNSLSVSLYFSRQTGYSSSYRNSYYMSNTSQMYDSRQLMLTYGLSVGLGRRINWPDNWFTMYNEISFQRYQLKNWPYYIFSDGNSNNLSIATVIKRSSIDNPLFTRMGSEFTFSLTLTPPYSLFSNRHFEAEKDQVKYRWIEYHKWKFSGKIFMPLTRSEKRPLVLYASAQYGYLGYYDKNKKSPFEGFEMGGDGMSGYSLYGREYVGLRGYENGSLTNAGSSFIAPKSSDASLYSKFTMELRYPISLAQSATIYALGFLEAGNSWYELKDFEPFNLYRSAGVGLRVFLPMFGLLGIDWGYGFDDVPGRSGAGGSQFHFVLGQEF, from the coding sequence ATGACAGGAAAAATAACGCTTTTATTAATCTTTATACTGTGTGTTTATGGGGCAAAAGCCCAAGTCGCAGATACGACACAACAATATGATATTTTTTATTCTTCACCTAAAACTTATGAACTAGCTGGAGTACGAGCTGTTGGGGGAGGGGAGAATTATGATGAGGATTATCTGGCACAGATGGCTGGATTGTCAATTGGAATGGCAGTACAGATTCCCGGAGAAACAATTACTCGTGCAATCAAGAGATTGTATGGGCATGGAATCTTTTCAGATGTATCTATTGCCATAGATAAGATCGAAGGAGATAAAGTTTATTTGGCTTTATATATAAAGGAACGTCATAAACTTTCCAAGATTAATTATGTTGGGTTGAAAAAAGCGGAGGAGAATAAAATCAAGGAAAAGATGAATTTGTTACCGGGTTCTCAAGTGACAGACTTGATGAAGTCGAATCTAAAGATGCAGATTGAAAAATATCTGAAAGAAAAAGGATATTATAACACAAATATCAGAATTATTCAACGTGATGATCCGGAACATAGTAATTTCGTGATCTTGGATGCTATCGTGGAGAAACATAACAAGATCAAAATTGACGAGATTATCATTACCGGAAACAAGTTAATGAAAGATGGCCGTCTGAAAGGAGCTATGAAGAAGACGAAAGAGAAATCTCTGCGTAATTTCTTCAAGTCGGCTAATTATATAGAAAAAAATTACGATGAAGATAAGTTCCTTCTTGTAGATAAATATAACGAGAAAGGTTTCCGGGATGCGGTGATCCTTTCGGATAGTGTGGTGCAGATTTCACCGAAACGAGTAAAGATTTATATCGACGTACAGGAAGGAAATAAATACTATTTCAATAATATTACTTGGGTGGGTAATACCATTTACTCTTCAGATGTTTTGAGTGATGTGTTGAATATCAAGAAAGGCGATGTTTATAATAGTAAATATCTTGGAGAGCGCATGACGTCAGATGATGATGCTGTTTCTAATCTATATCAGAACAATGGTTATTTGTTTTCCCGGTTGGTACCGGTAGAGACCATATCAGGAGAAGACTCCATTAACTTGGAAGTCCGGGTGGTTGAAGGTCCCCAAGCGACGATTAATAAAGTAATCATCAAAGGAAACAACCGTACGCACGAGCATGTGATTCGTCGGGAGTTGTATGTTTATCCCGGGGAATTATTCAGTCGTGAGGATATTATACGAAGTGCCCGAGAGTTAGCAAATATGGGGCATTTTGATCCGGAGCAAATCCAGCCTGATTTGGCAAATGTGAATGCAGAAGCAGGAACAGCAGATGTTGTATTTAGTTTAGTAGAAAAAGCGAATGATAAAATCGAGCTTTCCGGAGGATGGGGAGCCGGTATGATCATCGGTTCTGTGGGATTGACTTTCACGAATTTCTCTATTCGTAATATATTTAATTGGGATTCTTACCGTCCTCTGCCGCAGGGTGATGGTCAGACGTTTAGTTTGAAGGCTCAAACGAACGGTAAATACTATACTTCTTTCAGTTTGTCTTTCCGTGAACCTTGGTTAGGTGGAAGAAAGCCGAATTCATTGAGTGTATCATTGTATTTCTCTCGTCAAACGGGATATTCCAGTAGTTACCGGAACTCTTATTATATGAGTAATACTTCCCAGATGTATGATTCTCGTCAGTTGATGTTGACTTATGGTCTTAGTGTGGGGTTAGGACGACGCATTAATTGGCCGGATAACTGGTTTACGATGTATAACGAGATTTCATTCCAACGCTATCAGTTGAAGAATTGGCCTTATTATATTTTCAGTGATGGTAATTCCAATAACTTGTCTATCGCAACGGTTATCAAGAGAAGTTCTATTGACAACCCGCTATTTACAAGAATGGGTAGTGAATTCACATTTTCATTGACATTGACCCCGCCGTATTCCTTGTTCTCAAATCGTCATTTCGAGGCAGAGAAGGATCAAGTGAAGTATAGATGGATCGAGTATCATAAGTGGAAATTCAGCGGAAAGATTTTCATGCCGTTGACTCGTAGTGAAAAACGTCCGTTAGTGTTGTATGCTTCGGCACAATACGGCTACTTGGGTTACTATGATAAGAACAAAAAGTCTCCGTTCGAAGGATTCGAAATGGGTGGTGACGGAATGTCTGGATATAGCTTGTATGGTAGAGAGTACGTGGGATTACGCGGTTATGAAAACGGATCGTTGACCAATGCCGGTTCATCTTTTATTGCTCCGAAATCCTCAGACGCGAGCTTGTATTCCAAGTTCACGATGGAGTTGCGTTACCCGATTTCTTTGGCACAATCAGCAACGATTTATGCTTTAGGCTTCTTGGAAGCAGGTAACTCTTGGTACGAGTTGAAGGATTTCGAACCGTTTAATCTGTATCGTTCTGCCGGGGTTGGTTTGCGTGTTTTCCTGCCAATGTTTGGTTTGCTTGGAATTGACTGGGGGTATGGATTTGATGATGTGCCGGGACGTAGTGGTGCTGGTGGTTCACAATTCCACTTCGTGTTGGGACAAGAATTTTAA
- a CDS encoding OmpH family outer membrane protein, with product MKNTLKLFALVAFMFAAFATSAQTAKPIKLGHLDVQKVMTSMPEFKKAQDDLAAKEQEIRKELTAMHENYQKLMQEYQANAKTLTELSRTAKEQEIQGLAERIQNFQQLAQEQMAKTQEDLLAPIITKIQNAVQAVGKEGGFTYIFAATPNFGQGALLYTADNSEDVLPLVKKKLGIQ from the coding sequence ATGAAGAATACGTTGAAATTATTTGCTTTAGTAGCATTTATGTTTGCTGCTTTTGCTACTTCTGCTCAAACTGCAAAACCAATTAAGTTAGGTCATCTTGATGTTCAAAAGGTGATGACAAGTATGCCGGAATTCAAGAAGGCTCAGGATGATTTAGCAGCTAAGGAGCAAGAGATTAGAAAAGAATTGACAGCAATGCATGAGAATTATCAGAAATTGATGCAAGAATATCAGGCTAATGCTAAAACACTGACTGAATTAAGCCGTACAGCTAAAGAACAAGAAATTCAAGGATTGGCAGAGAGAATTCAAAACTTCCAACAATTAGCTCAAGAACAAATGGCTAAAACACAGGAAGATTTGTTAGCACCAATTATTACTAAAATTCAAAATGCAGTTCAAGCCGTAGGTAAAGAAGGTGGTTTCACTTATATTTTTGCTGCAACTCCTAATTTCGGTCAAGGTGCATTATTGTATACGGCTGATAATAGTGAGGATGTGTTACCGCTGGTAAAGAAAAAATTAGGTATTCAATAA
- the murI gene encoding glutamate racemase, protein MSCPIGVFDSGYGGLTILKDIVKEMPEYDYIYLGDNARTPYGTRSFDVVYKYTREAVLKLFGMGCKLVILACNTASAKALRTIQQVDLPRIDSQRRVLGVIRPSVEAVADFTGNGHIGILATSGTVASESYLLEIAKIHSERGFLVTQQACPMWVPIVENNEMNSPGAAFFVQKYIDTILQADPQIDTLVLACTHYPLLRSVIDRFIPEGITVIQQGEIVARSLKDYLWRHPEMERELSRGGQIEFLTTEKGGMFDKMAALFMQAEVTSRHIEL, encoded by the coding sequence ATGTCTTGTCCGATTGGGGTGTTTGATTCCGGATATGGGGGATTGACGATATTGAAAGATATTGTAAAAGAGATGCCTGAGTATGATTATATTTACTTGGGAGATAATGCTCGTACACCTTATGGAACTCGTTCTTTTGATGTTGTTTACAAGTACACGCGAGAGGCGGTTTTAAAGTTGTTCGGGATGGGGTGTAAGCTGGTTATCCTGGCGTGTAACACGGCCTCGGCGAAAGCTCTACGGACAATACAGCAAGTCGATTTGCCCCGGATAGATTCTCAACGAAGAGTGTTAGGAGTTATTCGTCCCAGCGTAGAGGCTGTGGCGGATTTTACAGGGAATGGGCATATCGGTATCTTGGCAACTTCGGGAACCGTGGCGTCGGAGTCATATTTGTTGGAGATTGCCAAAATTCATTCGGAGAGGGGATTTCTGGTCACGCAGCAGGCTTGTCCCATGTGGGTTCCGATCGTGGAGAATAACGAGATGAATTCTCCGGGGGCGGCTTTCTTTGTACAGAAGTATATAGATACAATTCTACAAGCTGATCCGCAGATTGACACTCTCGTGTTGGCTTGTACGCATTATCCGTTGTTGAGAAGTGTTATTGACCGCTTTATTCCGGAAGGGATAACCGTCATCCAGCAGGGTGAAATTGTAGCACGAAGTTTGAAAGACTATTTGTGGCGGCATCCGGAGATGGAACGAGAACTTTCCCGGGGGGGGCAGATTGAATTCTTGACCACGGAGAAAGGTGGAATGTTTGATAAGATGGCAGCGCTATTTATGCAGGCGGAAGTGACTTCCCGGCATATAGAACTGTAA